The following are encoded in a window of Pseudomonas sp. St316 genomic DNA:
- the arfA gene encoding alternative ribosome rescue factor ArfA, whose translation MSKKPSRHGPNKAKSIVAQPLFRSRQERPAKGKGSYRREAFQSDNWEASCFLAA comes from the coding sequence ATGAGCAAAAAGCCATCCAGGCATGGCCCCAACAAGGCCAAGTCCATCGTCGCCCAGCCCCTGTTCCGCAGCCGCCAGGAACGACCCGCCAAGGGCAAAGGCAGCTACCGCCGCGAAGCCTTCCAGTCTGACAACTGGGAGGCTTCTTGCTTTCTGGCCGCTTGA
- the lipB gene encoding lipoyl(octanoyl) transferase LipB, with translation MPGTLGFRELGTMAYEPVWHAMQRFTNERGTTADDEVWLVEHPPVFTQGQAGKAEHLLLPGDIPVVKVDRGGQVTYHGPGQLVAYLLLDVRKLGFGVRELVTRMETCLIELLASYGVTAAAKPDAPGVYVDGAKIASLGLRIRHGCSFHGLALNVDMDLAPFRRINPCGYAGLAMTQLSEHAGSIEFAEVSARLRAQLVKHLDYAEQTTLTGGID, from the coding sequence ATGCCGGGCACGCTGGGCTTTCGCGAGCTGGGCACGATGGCTTACGAGCCGGTCTGGCATGCCATGCAACGCTTCACGAACGAACGCGGCACCACCGCCGACGATGAAGTCTGGCTGGTGGAACACCCACCGGTGTTCACCCAGGGCCAGGCCGGCAAGGCCGAGCACCTGTTGCTGCCGGGGGATATCCCGGTGGTGAAGGTCGACCGGGGCGGGCAGGTGACCTACCATGGCCCTGGCCAGCTGGTCGCCTACCTGTTGCTGGATGTGCGCAAGCTGGGGTTTGGCGTGCGCGAGCTGGTCACCCGCATGGAGACATGCCTGATCGAGCTGCTGGCCAGCTATGGTGTGACGGCGGCGGCCAAGCCGGATGCGCCGGGTGTCTATGTCGACGGGGCGAAGATCGCCTCCTTGGGATTGCGAATCCGCCACGGCTGTTCGTTTCATGGCCTGGCGCTGAACGTGGACATGGACCTTGCGCCATTTCGACGGATTAATCCCTGTGGCTACGCGGGACTGGCGATGACCCAGTTGAGCGAGCATGCAGGATCGATTGAATTTGCCGAGGTAAGTGCCCGGCTGCGCGCGCAGCTCGTCAAACACCTCGACTATGCTGAGCAGACGACCCTCACGGGCGGAATCGACTGA
- the holA gene encoding DNA polymerase III subunit delta — MKLAPAQLGKHLQGALAPVYIISGDDPLLCQEAADAIRAAARQQGFDERQVFAADASFDWGTLLQAGASMSLFAEKRLLELRLPSGKPGDKGAAALIEYCSRPAEDTVLLISLPKLDGSAQKTKWGKALVEGQQTQFVQIWPVDVSQLPSWIRQRLSQAGLSANQDAVELIAARVEGNLLAAAQEIEKLKLMAEGGQITVETVQAAVADSARFDVFGLTDAILNGEAAHALRMLEGLRGEGVEPPVILWALARELRLLANLSLQYSQGVPLDKAFSQARPPVWDKRKPLMSKALQRYSASRWAQLLLEAQRIDAQIKGQAAGSPWMSLSRLSLLMAGQRLALPAE, encoded by the coding sequence ATGAAGCTCGCCCCTGCCCAACTCGGTAAACACCTGCAAGGTGCCCTCGCGCCGGTCTACATCATCAGTGGCGATGACCCGCTGCTGTGCCAGGAAGCCGCCGACGCCATCCGCGCTGCTGCGCGCCAGCAAGGCTTCGACGAACGCCAGGTATTCGCCGCCGACGCCAGTTTCGACTGGGGCACGCTGCTGCAAGCCGGCGCGAGCATGTCGTTGTTCGCCGAGAAACGCCTGCTGGAACTGCGTTTGCCGTCTGGCAAACCCGGTGACAAGGGCGCCGCTGCGCTGATCGAATATTGCTCACGGCCCGCCGAAGACACCGTGCTGCTCATCAGCTTGCCGAAACTCGATGGCAGCGCGCAAAAGACCAAATGGGGCAAGGCCCTGGTCGAAGGCCAGCAGACCCAGTTCGTGCAGATCTGGCCGGTGGATGTCAGCCAGTTGCCCAGTTGGATCCGCCAGCGCCTGTCTCAAGCCGGCCTCTCGGCCAACCAGGACGCAGTGGAGCTGATTGCCGCCCGGGTCGAAGGCAACCTGCTGGCCGCCGCCCAGGAAATCGAAAAGCTCAAGCTGATGGCCGAGGGCGGGCAGATCACCGTGGAAACGGTGCAGGCTGCCGTGGCCGACAGTGCACGCTTCGATGTCTTCGGGCTGACCGACGCGATCCTCAACGGCGAGGCCGCCCATGCCCTGCGCATGCTCGAAGGCCTGCGGGGCGAAGGCGTCGAGCCGCCGGTGATCCTCTGGGCCCTGGCCCGGGAATTGCGCCTGCTGGCCAACCTGTCCCTGCAGTACAGCCAGGGCGTGCCGCTGGACAAGGCCTTCAGCCAGGCCCGCCCACCCGTCTGGGACAAACGCAAACCGCTGATGAGCAAGGCCCTGCAACGCTATTCCGCATCGCGCTGGGCGCAATTGCTGCTCGAAGCCCAGCGCATCGATGCGCAGATCAAGGGCCAGGCCGCCGGCTCACCGTGGATGAGCCTCAGTCGGTTGTCGCTGTTGATGGCGGGCCAGCGGTTGGCGTTGCCAGCGGAATAA
- the lipA gene encoding lipoyl synthase has product MIPTQDVTERPAPRAKVEAGVKLRGAEKVARIPVKIIPTTELPKKPDWIRVRIPVSPEVDRIKALLRKHKLHSVCEEASCPNLGECFSGGTATFMIMGDICTRRCPFCDVGHGRPKPLDTNEPQSLAIAIADLKLKYVVITSVDRDDLRDGGAQHFADCIREIRKLSPNVQLETLVPDYRGRMDIALEITAAEPPDVFNHNLETVPRLYKAARPGSDYQWSLTLLQRFKQMMPHIPTKSGLMLGLGETDEEVIEVMKRMREHDIDMLTLGQYLQPSRSHLPVQRFVHPDTFAWFAEEGYKMGFKNVASGPLVRSSYHADEQAKLVKAELLGA; this is encoded by the coding sequence ATGATCCCGACGCAGGACGTCACCGAGCGTCCGGCCCCACGTGCCAAGGTAGAGGCCGGCGTCAAGCTGCGCGGCGCCGAGAAGGTTGCACGCATCCCGGTCAAGATCATCCCGACCACCGAGTTGCCGAAGAAGCCTGACTGGATTCGCGTGCGCATCCCGGTGTCCCCGGAAGTCGACCGGATCAAGGCCCTGCTGCGCAAGCACAAGCTGCACAGCGTCTGCGAAGAAGCCTCCTGCCCGAACCTGGGCGAGTGCTTCTCCGGCGGCACTGCCACGTTCATGATCATGGGCGACATCTGCACCCGTCGCTGCCCATTCTGTGACGTCGGCCACGGTCGTCCGAAGCCGCTGGACACTAATGAACCGCAAAGCCTGGCCATCGCCATCGCCGACCTGAAACTCAAGTACGTGGTCATCACCTCGGTGGACCGCGACGACTTGCGTGACGGCGGTGCCCAGCACTTTGCCGACTGCATCCGCGAGATCCGCAAGCTGTCGCCGAACGTCCAGTTGGAAACCCTGGTGCCCGATTACCGTGGCCGCATGGACATCGCCCTGGAAATCACCGCCGCCGAGCCACCGGATGTGTTCAACCACAACCTGGAAACCGTGCCGCGCCTGTACAAGGCCGCGCGCCCGGGCTCGGACTACCAGTGGTCGCTGACCTTGCTGCAACGCTTCAAGCAGATGATGCCGCACATTCCGACCAAGTCTGGCTTGATGCTGGGCCTGGGTGAGACTGATGAGGAAGTCATCGAGGTCATGAAGCGCATGCGTGAGCATGACATCGATATGCTGACCTTGGGGCAGTACCTGCAGCCTTCGCGTAGTCACTTGCCGGTGCAGCGTTTTGTGCATCCGGATACCTTTGCCTGGTTTGCCGAGGAAGGGTACAAGATGGGCTTCAAGAACGTGGCTTCGGGGCCGTTGGTGCGGTCTTCGTATCATGCGGATGAGCAGGCTAAGTTGGTCAAGGCTGAGCTTTTGGGGGCCTGA
- a CDS encoding LD-carboxypeptidase, which translates to MIAPAGPAPLDTEKAIQWMRARGHELRIFPGVYEKDGYLAGNDEVRLNDLHAAFADPEVSAIICLRGGYGTPRLLDRIDFELLRRNPKPFVGYSDITALHLAISRYAGFVTFHGPLLNADLLGDKEPPTVTSFFSLLRGQSKAGSALDHPAAYPLTTVEPGIAHGRLLGGNLSIIAATMGTPYQIDADGVILFIEDVNEPLYRIDRLLTQLRLAGTLAKLRGVLVGDVAGVDVEALNRLLKQTFEPLRIPVLSGWRSGHCDPNLTLPMGALVTLDAGEKRLVLEQDVVISR; encoded by the coding sequence GTGATCGCCCCCGCCGGCCCCGCCCCGCTGGACACGGAAAAAGCCATCCAATGGATGCGCGCAAGGGGCCATGAACTGCGAATATTCCCAGGCGTCTACGAAAAGGACGGTTACCTGGCCGGCAACGACGAAGTAAGGCTCAACGACCTGCACGCCGCTTTCGCCGACCCAGAAGTAAGCGCGATCATCTGCCTGCGCGGTGGCTACGGCACACCGCGCCTGCTGGACCGCATCGATTTCGAACTCCTGCGCCGCAACCCCAAGCCATTCGTCGGCTACAGCGACATCACCGCCCTGCACCTGGCCATCAGCCGTTACGCAGGCTTCGTGACCTTCCACGGGCCGCTGCTCAACGCCGACCTGCTAGGCGACAAGGAACCCCCAACCGTCACCTCGTTCTTCAGCCTGCTGCGTGGACAGTCGAAGGCCGGCAGCGCGTTGGACCATCCCGCCGCCTACCCACTGACCACCGTCGAGCCGGGCATCGCCCACGGGCGTCTGCTGGGCGGCAACCTGTCGATCATTGCCGCGACCATGGGCACGCCTTATCAGATCGACGCCGACGGGGTAATCCTGTTCATCGAAGACGTCAACGAACCGCTGTACCGCATTGACCGGCTGTTGACCCAGTTGAGGCTGGCCGGCACGTTGGCAAAGTTGCGCGGTGTACTGGTGGGCGATGTGGCCGGGGTCGACGTCGAGGCGTTGAACCGCTTGCTCAAGCAGACCTTCGAACCGTTGCGCATCCCGGTGCTGTCTGGCTGGCGCAGCGGGCACTGCGATCCGAACCTGACCTTGCCCATGGGGGCGCTGGTGACGCTGGATGCGGGGGAGAAGCGGTTGGTGTTGGAGCAGGATGTGGTGATCAGTCGCTAG
- a CDS encoding D-alanyl-D-alanine carboxypeptidase family protein produces MNITTFAKRLCLLVPLLLSPAAFAVEMMPAPPQLAAKSFVLMDASSGEVLVENNGDQRLPPASLTKLMTAYIATLEIRRGQIGENDPVTVSENAWRTGGSRMFIKVGSQVTVSDLLHGIIIQSGNDASVALSEHIAGSEDAFADMMNKTVADLGMTNSHFMNPTGLPNPEHYSSAHDMALLARAIIHEDPAHYAIYSQKEFFWNGIKQPNRNLLLWRDKTVDGLKTGHTDEAGYCMVSSAVRDGMRLIAVVFGTSSEVARAAETQKLLTYGFRFFETQTFYQKGTELAQAQVWKGSTNQVKAGLAQDLTMTLPKGQLKKLAASMTMNPQLTAPIAKGDVIGKVEVKLDDKVVHSADLIALDAVEEGGIFRRMWDSIRLFFYGLFN; encoded by the coding sequence ATGAACATCACCACCTTTGCCAAACGCCTTTGCCTGCTAGTCCCGCTGCTTCTCTCCCCAGCCGCGTTCGCGGTCGAGATGATGCCTGCGCCTCCTCAATTGGCCGCCAAATCCTTTGTGCTCATGGATGCCAGCAGCGGCGAGGTCCTGGTAGAGAACAACGGTGACCAGCGCCTGCCGCCGGCCAGCCTGACCAAGCTGATGACCGCCTACATCGCCACCCTGGAAATCCGTCGTGGCCAGATCGGTGAAAACGATCCGGTGACCGTCAGCGAAAACGCCTGGCGTACCGGCGGTTCGCGGATGTTCATCAAGGTCGGTTCGCAAGTGACCGTCAGCGACCTGCTGCATGGCATCATCATCCAGTCCGGCAACGACGCCAGCGTCGCCCTGTCCGAGCACATCGCCGGCAGCGAAGATGCGTTCGCCGACATGATGAACAAAACCGTGGCCGACCTGGGCATGACCAACAGCCACTTCATGAACCCCACCGGCCTGCCGAACCCTGAGCACTATTCGTCGGCTCACGACATGGCGCTGTTGGCACGGGCGATCATTCACGAAGACCCGGCGCACTACGCCATCTACTCCCAGAAGGAATTCTTCTGGAACGGTATCAAGCAGCCTAACCGCAACCTGCTGCTGTGGCGCGACAAGACCGTCGATGGCCTGAAGACCGGCCACACCGACGAAGCCGGCTACTGCATGGTGTCCTCGGCCGTGCGTGACGGCATGCGCCTGATCGCCGTCGTCTTCGGCACCAGCAGCGAAGTGGCCCGTGCCGCCGAGACCCAGAAGCTGCTGACCTACGGTTTCCGTTTCTTCGAAACCCAGACCTTCTACCAGAAGGGCACCGAACTGGCCCAGGCCCAGGTCTGGAAAGGCAGCACCAATCAGGTGAAGGCCGGCCTGGCCCAGGACCTGACCATGACCTTGCCTAAAGGCCAGCTCAAGAAGCTCGCTGCCAGCATGACCATGAACCCGCAACTGACCGCTCCCATCGCCAAGGGCGACGTGATCGGTAAAGTCGAAGTCAAACTGGACGACAAAGTGGTGCACAGCGCTGACCTGATCGCTCTGGACGCGGTCGAGGAAGGTGGTATCTTCCGCCGCATGTGGGATAGCATCCGTCTATTCTTCTACGGCTTGTTCAACTGA
- a CDS encoding lytic murein transglycosylase — MPFCLSHRWPLRQMIVAASVALLVACAEKPTAADAQPLQTAPAVTAPAIVPPLVPTGEDLAIAPTQTFAEWQAGFRKEALAAGIRGDLFDRAFVGVSPDMSVIKADRSQPEFTRPVWEYLDGALSPLRVNKGKSLIQQNAQVLQSIEQRYGVDREALVAVWGMESNFGQFQGSKSVINSLATLAYEGRRPGFAHAQLIAALQILQQGDITPEKMLGSWAGAMGQTQFIPTTYNTHAVDFDGDGRRDIWGSSTDALASTAHYLQSSGWQRGQPWGFEVDLPEGFDYTLADGTIRKPVAEWERLGVSEYGGLPITPDDKQLSASLLLPAGHRGPAFLIFDNFRAILKYNNSSSYALAVGLLSKRFTDGGLVYGQWPKEDLPLSRSERIELQTLLGKHNYDAGNPDGIIGANTRKAIRSAQQSFGWPADGYPTQQLLEALRSR, encoded by the coding sequence ATGCCCTTCTGTCTTTCCCATCGTTGGCCACTGCGCCAAATGATTGTTGCCGCAAGCGTTGCCCTGCTTGTCGCCTGCGCCGAAAAACCTACTGCCGCCGACGCCCAACCGCTCCAGACAGCCCCCGCCGTGACCGCTCCAGCCATCGTGCCGCCGCTGGTGCCGACCGGTGAAGACCTGGCCATAGCGCCCACCCAGACCTTCGCTGAATGGCAGGCCGGGTTTCGCAAGGAGGCACTGGCTGCGGGGATCCGTGGCGACCTGTTCGACCGTGCGTTTGTCGGCGTCAGCCCGGACATGAGCGTGATCAAGGCCGATCGCAGCCAGCCGGAATTCACTCGCCCCGTGTGGGAATACCTCGATGGCGCGCTGTCGCCACTGCGGGTCAACAAAGGCAAGAGCCTGATCCAACAGAACGCCCAGGTCCTGCAAAGCATCGAACAGCGCTATGGCGTCGATCGCGAGGCGCTGGTGGCGGTGTGGGGCATGGAGAGCAACTTCGGCCAGTTCCAAGGCAGCAAGTCGGTGATCAACTCCCTGGCGACGCTGGCCTACGAAGGACGGCGCCCGGGTTTTGCCCATGCGCAACTGATCGCCGCGCTGCAAATCCTGCAACAGGGCGACATCACGCCGGAAAAAATGCTCGGCTCCTGGGCCGGCGCCATGGGCCAGACCCAGTTCATTCCCACCACGTACAACACCCATGCGGTGGATTTCGACGGCGACGGTCGCCGCGACATCTGGGGCAGCTCCACCGACGCCCTGGCCTCGACCGCCCACTACCTGCAAAGCTCCGGCTGGCAACGTGGCCAGCCATGGGGGTTCGAAGTCGATCTCCCTGAGGGCTTCGACTACACTCTGGCCGATGGCACGATCCGCAAGCCTGTTGCTGAATGGGAGCGACTGGGTGTTTCAGAATATGGCGGCCTGCCAATAACCCCGGATGACAAACAGCTCTCGGCGTCCCTGCTGCTGCCGGCCGGCCATCGCGGCCCAGCGTTCCTGATCTTCGATAACTTCCGCGCCATCCTCAAGTACAACAACTCGTCGTCCTATGCCTTGGCGGTTGGGTTGTTGTCAAAGCGCTTTACCGACGGCGGGCTGGTCTACGGCCAATGGCCCAAGGAGGACCTGCCCCTGAGCCGCAGCGAACGCATCGAGCTGCAAACCCTGTTGGGCAAGCACAACTACGACGCGGGCAACCCTGACGGTATCATCGGCGCCAACACTCGCAAGGCCATCCGCAGCGCCCAGCAGTCGTTCGGCTGGCCGGCGGATGGGTATCCGACGCAACAGTTGCTGGAGGCGTTGCGTAGTCGCTGA
- the mltB gene encoding lytic murein transglycosylase B: MQAMRGWSTRYAPWVGLVGFLGGASHAQAGEYEGSPQVAEFVGEMTRDYGFAGEQLMGVFREAERKQSILDAISRPAERVKQWSEYRPMFITEARIARGVDFWRQHEAALARAEQEYGVPAQFIVAIIGVETFFGRNTGNFRVIDALSTLGFDYPPRAEFFRKELREFLLLAREEQVDPLTLKGSYAGAMGLPQFMPSSFRAYAVDFDDDGHINIWTNPTDAIGSVASYFKRHGWEAGQPVVSRADVRGEQVDEGLTEGIEPTKTVGELRALGWSSHDALRDDMPVTAIRLEGEQGPEYWMGLKNFYAITRYNRSVMYAMAVYQLSEELVKARGVK; encoded by the coding sequence ATGCAAGCAATGCGCGGCTGGTCGACGCGATATGCGCCGTGGGTCGGCCTGGTCGGCTTCCTGGGCGGCGCGTCCCATGCCCAGGCCGGCGAATACGAAGGTTCGCCGCAGGTGGCCGAATTCGTTGGCGAGATGACCCGCGACTACGGTTTTGCCGGTGAGCAGCTGATGGGGGTGTTTCGCGAGGCCGAGCGCAAGCAGTCGATCCTTGACGCCATCTCCCGGCCCGCCGAGCGGGTCAAGCAGTGGAGCGAGTACCGGCCGATGTTCATCACCGAGGCGCGTATCGCCCGGGGCGTGGACTTCTGGCGCCAGCACGAGGCGGCCCTGGCCCGTGCCGAGCAGGAATACGGCGTACCGGCCCAGTTCATCGTGGCGATCATTGGCGTCGAGACTTTCTTTGGCCGTAACACCGGGAATTTCCGGGTGATCGACGCACTGTCGACCCTGGGCTTCGATTACCCGCCGCGCGCCGAATTCTTCCGCAAGGAGCTGCGCGAGTTCCTGCTGCTGGCTCGCGAAGAGCAGGTCGACCCGCTGACCCTCAAGGGTTCCTATGCCGGGGCCATGGGCCTGCCGCAATTCATGCCGAGCAGTTTTCGCGCTTACGCGGTGGACTTCGACGACGACGGCCACATCAATATCTGGACCAACCCGACCGATGCCATCGGCAGTGTTGCCAGCTATTTCAAGCGCCACGGCTGGGAAGCCGGCCAGCCGGTGGTCAGCCGTGCCGATGTGCGGGGCGAGCAGGTGGACGAGGGGCTGACCGAGGGCATCGAGCCGACGAAAACCGTCGGGGAGTTGCGGGCGCTGGGCTGGTCGAGTCATGATGCGCTGCGTGACGACATGCCGGTCACTGCGATACGCCTGGAAGGCGAACAAGGCCCCGAATACTGGATGGGCCTGAAGAATTTCTACGCGATTACGCGTTATAACCGCAGCGTGATGTACGCCATGGCCGTATATCAACTGTCTGAAGAGCTGGTCAAAGCACGGGGCGTCAAATAA
- a CDS encoding DUF493 domain-containing protein: protein MTDSEVKAPKIEFPCADYPIKVIGDTGVGFKDRIIAILEKHATVDHKTLAERQSTNGKYTTIQLHIIATGQEQLYDINSELRATGFVHMVL from the coding sequence ATGACAGACTCTGAAGTAAAAGCGCCAAAGATCGAATTCCCCTGCGCGGATTATCCGATCAAGGTCATCGGCGACACCGGCGTGGGTTTCAAGGACCGGATCATTGCGATCCTTGAAAAACACGCCACCGTTGACCACAAGACCCTGGCCGAGCGCCAGAGTACCAACGGCAAGTACACGACGATCCAGTTGCACATCATTGCCACCGGCCAGGAACAGCTCTACGACATCAACAGCGAGCTGCGAGCGACCGGTTTCGTGCACATGGTGTTGTGA
- a CDS encoding septal ring lytic transglycosylase RlpA family protein: protein MRALPTYQPLKAKPLKLVALAALSLLVVSCSTSRAPAQKNSTAVRATPGLDINRAHKDGAPWWDVDVSRIPDATPTLHTGPYKANPYTVLGKTYFPMADSKRYVASGTASWYGTKFHGQNTANGEVYDLYGMSAAHKTLPLPSYVRVTNLDNNKSVILRVNDRGPFYSDRIIDLSYAAAKKLGYAEIGTARVKVEGIDPQEWWAQRGRPAPLMLNEPKVAQNAAPTVTASTGTVEQWTPPPQQHAAAVLPVQIDAKKNASATASGQFLQVGAFANPDAAELLRSKLSSMVSAPVFISSIVRNQQTLHRVRLGPIGSPGEVQQVQNSVRLANLGSPSLVTAE, encoded by the coding sequence ATGCGGGCATTGCCTACCTATCAACCCCTGAAAGCCAAGCCCCTCAAGCTCGTGGCGTTGGCCGCGCTGTCGCTGTTGGTCGTCAGTTGTTCGACCAGCCGCGCGCCGGCCCAGAAAAACTCCACCGCCGTGCGCGCGACGCCCGGCCTGGACATCAACCGGGCCCACAAGGACGGCGCGCCGTGGTGGGACGTGGATGTCTCGCGCATTCCCGACGCCACGCCAACCCTGCACACCGGCCCCTACAAGGCCAACCCCTACACGGTGCTGGGCAAGACCTATTTTCCGATGGCCGACTCCAAGCGCTACGTGGCCTCGGGCACGGCGTCCTGGTACGGCACCAAGTTCCACGGCCAGAACACCGCCAACGGCGAAGTGTATGACCTGTACGGCATGAGCGCGGCCCACAAGACCTTGCCGCTGCCCAGCTACGTGCGGGTGACCAACCTGGACAACAACAAGAGCGTGATCCTGCGGGTCAATGACCGTGGGCCGTTCTATTCCGACCGCATCATCGACTTGTCGTATGCGGCGGCGAAAAAACTCGGTTACGCTGAAATCGGCACCGCCCGGGTCAAGGTCGAAGGCATTGACCCGCAGGAATGGTGGGCCCAACGCGGCCGTCCGGCGCCTTTGATGCTCAACGAGCCGAAAGTGGCGCAAAATGCCGCGCCGACCGTGACGGCGTCCACCGGTACGGTCGAGCAGTGGACCCCACCGCCGCAGCAACACGCCGCGGCCGTGCTGCCGGTGCAGATCGATGCAAAAAAAAACGCTTCTGCAACAGCGTCTGGCCAGTTTCTGCAAGTGGGCGCGTTCGCCAACCCGGACGCTGCCGAGCTGTTGAGATCGAAGCTCAGCTCGATGGTGAGCGCCCCGGTGTTCATCAGCTCGATCGTGCGCAACCAGCAGACACTGCATCGGGTGCGCCTGGGGCCGATCGGTTCTCCGGGTGAAGTCCAGCAAGTGCAGAACAGCGTGCGCCTGGCCAATCTCGGTTCGCCGAGCCTGGTCACCGCCGAGTAA
- the lptE gene encoding LPS assembly lipoprotein LptE, with protein MIKRNLLVVGLAVLLSACGFQLRGTGTTELAIKELDLSARDAYGETVKMLRNTLENSGVKVYTGAPYKLVLTREQQSQRSLSYAGAGRSAEYELNNELSYEIRGQNNLVLIDDKLQVQKVYLHDGNNITGSDQESIEVRGEMRRELVQRMMLRLQQLSPAQLEQLQQTANAKAKAEADALEAARKAEAETPQQSPMQIPAE; from the coding sequence ATGATCAAACGTAATCTGCTGGTAGTGGGCCTGGCGGTCCTGTTGAGCGCCTGCGGCTTCCAACTGCGCGGCACCGGCACCACCGAGCTGGCGATCAAGGAACTGGATCTCAGCGCACGGGACGCCTATGGCGAAACCGTGAAAATGCTGCGCAACACCTTGGAAAACAGCGGTGTGAAAGTCTACACCGGGGCGCCGTACAAGCTGGTACTGACCCGTGAACAGCAAAGCCAGCGCAGCCTGAGCTATGCCGGTGCCGGTCGTTCCGCCGAGTACGAGCTCAATAACGAGCTGAGCTATGAGATCCGCGGCCAGAACAACCTGGTGCTGATAGACGACAAACTGCAAGTGCAGAAGGTCTACCTGCACGACGGCAACAACATTACCGGTTCCGACCAGGAGTCCATCGAAGTGCGCGGCGAAATGCGTCGTGAACTCGTACAGCGCATGATGCTGCGCCTGCAACAGCTGAGCCCGGCCCAACTGGAGCAGTTGCAACAGACCGCCAACGCCAAGGCCAAAGCCGAAGCCGATGCGCTGGAAGCAGCACGCAAGGCTGAAGCGGAAACCCCGCAGCAGTCGCCGATGCAAATCCCGGCTGAATAA